The proteins below are encoded in one region of Sulfolobus islandicus Y.N.15.51:
- a CDS encoding L-rhamnonate dehydratase, producing the protein MTVKIDKIYVISTESISRQNFPYAKPTDYYREYLGSLSPFQSAFMDKICFIRMDLDDNATYSILETSESVCNFVMSNLANLVRGLPISRIGMAWDLLYRYTLPIGRSGIAIHAISVVNLLMYDAYAKLLGVPVYELLGGKTRDKIRAYASHLHPTSKEELEKEARSYVEEGYTAMKMRFCCGPSDPLGVDNNAELVKVIRDSVGYSVDLAGDAWMSWNLNFALKMARRLEKYELCWIEEPFLPDDFESYSYLSKRTDIPISAGEHHYHVYDFKRLLDSGVRILQPDAVWVGGITPMKRITGLAEAYGGVVIPHTSNIYNLHFIISEPESVSPMAEYLTKYKWLEDRMINPPKPIKGYFELGEEKGFGLKYDL; encoded by the coding sequence ATGACGGTAAAAATTGATAAGATATATGTAATTAGTACGGAGAGTATTTCAAGACAGAACTTTCCTTACGCTAAGCCAACTGATTATTACAGAGAGTATTTGGGATCTTTATCACCATTTCAATCAGCGTTCATGGATAAGATTTGTTTTATAAGAATGGATCTAGACGATAACGCTACTTATTCCATTCTTGAAACCTCTGAATCAGTATGTAATTTCGTAATGTCTAATTTAGCTAACCTTGTTAGGGGTCTACCAATCTCTAGGATAGGTATGGCGTGGGATTTGTTATATAGATACACCCTGCCAATCGGTAGGAGTGGGATAGCAATTCACGCCATAAGTGTTGTTAATCTTTTAATGTACGACGCGTATGCAAAGTTACTAGGAGTTCCAGTTTACGAACTGTTAGGAGGAAAAACAAGGGATAAGATAAGGGCTTACGCAAGTCACTTACATCCCACAAGTAAGGAGGAGTTGGAAAAGGAGGCTAGGAGTTATGTGGAAGAGGGATATACTGCGATGAAGATGAGGTTCTGCTGTGGTCCCTCTGATCCTTTAGGCGTTGACAATAATGCCGAATTGGTAAAAGTTATAAGGGACAGTGTTGGTTACTCTGTGGATTTAGCTGGAGACGCGTGGATGTCTTGGAATTTGAATTTCGCATTAAAGATGGCTAGGAGATTGGAGAAATATGAGTTGTGTTGGATTGAGGAACCCTTCTTACCGGATGATTTCGAGTCTTATAGTTACTTAAGTAAAAGAACAGATATTCCAATATCTGCTGGTGAACATCACTATCACGTTTACGATTTCAAGAGGCTTTTGGATTCCGGAGTGAGAATATTACAGCCCGATGCCGTATGGGTTGGAGGGATAACTCCAATGAAGAGAATTACTGGATTGGCTGAAGCTTATGGTGGTGTTGTAATCCCTCATACTTCTAACATATACAATTTGCACTTTATAATATCAGAACCAGAAAGTGTTTCGCCAATGGCTGAGTACTTAACCAAATATAAATGGCTAGAGGATAGAATGATAAATCCTCCTAAGCCAATAAAGGGATATTTCGAATTGGGAGAAGAAAAAGGTTTTGGCTTAAAGTATGACCTTTAA
- a CDS encoding MFS transporter has translation MSEPSDPLKALDEAKLSSTHYRWTILSALADFLDAGAIVAGAASVSIWVSLFHLNSLLLGIIAALSPNAFAAGIGAWIAGPLGDRYGRKAIYTYDLIVYAIGAIIILSAINYYMVIIGYTIVGLAVGVDVPTSWSLIAELAPKRNRGRLMSFTNLFWYIGPIIILLLGIGTVPLGVNSFRVLFGFLTIVAIVTWVLRRGIAESARWGLVKGKEEVVKQALVQLGQSVSVIPKAETKGKWSDMFKYWKGLAFMIPIYIFWGVPAGTFGFFLPFLIEDLSIKSSVVGDLVQIAWFVTAIIGVVGVYMQLSDKVNRKLLYAVSSLICAIGFALPIGLPFKILWVALFNVFLFGFGHGMALWPQTRVWSTELFPTEIRNTAQGFVWGWMRIALGIWSIFVPSIITVIGYSAIAAVATSFFILNIILGLLVGPDTHGKSLEVVIKDFYGGKVPVSKVVEVNTRPLGNK, from the coding sequence ATGAGTGAACCTTCAGATCCTCTAAAAGCACTTGATGAGGCTAAACTATCATCTACGCACTATAGGTGGACAATCCTATCTGCTTTAGCAGATTTTCTTGATGCAGGAGCGATAGTTGCGGGTGCCGCATCAGTAAGTATATGGGTTTCCCTCTTCCATCTTAATTCCCTTCTCTTAGGTATAATAGCTGCGTTAAGTCCAAATGCCTTTGCCGCTGGTATAGGAGCTTGGATAGCTGGACCACTAGGTGACAGATATGGAAGGAAGGCTATATATACATATGATCTAATCGTATATGCAATAGGTGCAATAATTATATTATCAGCAATAAATTACTACATGGTTATTATAGGGTATACTATAGTAGGGTTGGCAGTGGGAGTTGACGTACCAACAAGTTGGTCACTAATAGCTGAGCTAGCTCCTAAGAGGAATCGCGGAAGATTAATGTCATTTACTAACTTATTCTGGTATATTGGACCCATAATAATATTGCTTCTAGGTATAGGCACGGTTCCATTGGGTGTTAACTCCTTTAGAGTCCTATTCGGGTTTTTGACAATAGTTGCAATAGTAACATGGGTCCTAAGAAGAGGAATTGCTGAATCCGCTAGATGGGGACTAGTGAAGGGAAAAGAAGAAGTGGTTAAACAAGCATTAGTACAATTAGGACAAAGCGTAAGTGTAATACCTAAGGCTGAGACCAAAGGTAAGTGGAGTGATATGTTCAAATATTGGAAAGGATTAGCCTTCATGATCCCAATCTATATTTTCTGGGGAGTACCAGCTGGAACCTTTGGATTCTTCTTACCTTTCCTCATAGAAGATTTGTCTATCAAAAGTTCTGTAGTAGGTGATCTAGTTCAAATCGCGTGGTTCGTGACTGCAATAATTGGAGTTGTTGGAGTATACATGCAGCTATCAGACAAAGTGAATAGGAAGCTATTATATGCAGTAAGTTCTCTTATTTGCGCAATTGGTTTCGCATTACCTATAGGTTTACCATTCAAGATACTTTGGGTAGCATTATTCAATGTATTCTTATTTGGATTCGGTCATGGAATGGCGTTATGGCCTCAAACTAGAGTCTGGTCAACGGAGCTTTTCCCAACGGAAATAAGAAATACGGCTCAAGGTTTTGTATGGGGCTGGATGAGAATAGCATTGGGAATATGGAGTATCTTCGTACCTTCAATAATTACTGTAATAGGTTATTCAGCAATAGCTGCAGTAGCTACTTCATTCTTTATACTAAATATTATTTTGGGATTATTAGTGGGACCAGATACACATGGAAAATCCTTAGAGGTGGTAATAAAGGACTTTTATGGAGGTAAAGTTCCAGTATCTAAAGTAGTAGAAGTGAATACAAGACCTCTTGGCAACAAATAA
- a CDS encoding RNA-guided endonuclease InsQ/TnpB family protein, which translates to MKLRVKVDYKTYSALKEVEKEYREVLEEAINYGLSNKTTSFTRIKAGVYKTEREKHKDLPSHYIYTACEDASERLESFEKLKKRGRSYTEKPSVRRVTIHLDDHLWKFNLDTISISTKKGRVFISPTFPKIFWRYYNKGWLIASEAKFKLLKGNVVEFYVIFKRDVKPYEPKAFIPVDLNENSVSVLINSKPLLLETNTKKITLGYEYRRKAITTGKSTKDREVRRKLKMLRERDKKVDIRRKLAKLIVKEAFESRSVIVLEDLPKRAPEHMVKDIKDKQLRLRIYRSAFSSMKNAIIEKAREFGVPVVLVNPSYTSTVCPVHGTKIVYQPDGGDAPRVGVCEKGKEKWHRDVVALYNLKKRAGDVSPVPLGSKESHDPPTVSGWLRAKSLHSIMNEHKMIEMKV; encoded by the coding sequence GTGAAGTTAAGGGTTAAGGTTGATTATAAAACTTACTCAGCACTTAAGGAGGTCGAGAAGGAGTACAGAGAGGTTCTAGAGGAGGCAATAAATTATGGACTGTCAAACAAAACTACCTCCTTCACCAGGATTAAAGCTGGAGTTTACAAGACTGAGAGGGAGAAGCATAAGGACTTACCCTCCCATTATATTTACACCGCTTGTGAGGATGCAAGCGAGAGATTAGAGAGTTTTGAGAAGTTGAAGAAGAGAGGGAGGAGTTACACTGAGAAACCGTCTGTGAGGAGAGTTACTATTCACCTGGATGATCACTTATGGAAGTTCAACCTCGACACGATTTCAATTTCCACAAAGAAGGGTAGGGTTTTCATTTCACCAACCTTCCCTAAGATCTTCTGGAGATATTATAATAAGGGTTGGTTGATTGCGAGTGAGGCCAAGTTTAAATTGTTGAAGGGGAATGTTGTAGAGTTCTACGTCATTTTTAAGAGGGATGTTAAACCTTATGAGCCTAAAGCGTTTATTCCCGTCGACCTTAACGAGAATTCGGTCTCGGTGCTCATCAATAGTAAACCCTTATTGCTTGAGACTAACACTAAGAAAATTACTCTGGGCTATGAGTATAGGAGGAAGGCAATAACTACTGGTAAGTCAACTAAGGATAGGGAAGTGAGGAGGAAGTTAAAGATGCTGAGGGAGAGGGATAAGAAAGTAGACATTAGGAGGAAATTAGCTAAGCTGATCGTTAAAGAGGCTTTTGAAAGTAGGAGTGTCATAGTTTTAGAGGACTTGCCCAAGAGGGCTCCAGAGCATATGGTTAAGGATATTAAGGATAAACAGCTTAGGTTGAGGATTTATAGATCTGCATTTTCCTCAATGAAGAATGCTATTATTGAGAAGGCTAGGGAGTTTGGTGTCCCCGTGGTCTTAGTTAACCCATCTTATACTTCCACTGTTTGCCCAGTTCATGGAACTAAGATCGTTTACCAACCCGATGGGGGCGATGCCCCAAGGGTTGGTGTTTGTGAGAAGGGGAAGGAAAAGTGGCATAGGGATGTAGTTGCACTGTACAATCTGAAGAAAAGGGCTGGAGATGTGAGCCCAGTGCCGTTGGGCTCGAAG
- a CDS encoding IS607 family transposase yields MERLLRPKEACQLLSISYSTLLRWIREGKIKVVTTEGGKYRIPYSEIKKYLERREETRAVIYARVSSADQREDLERQINYLTNYATAKGYKVVEVLKDIASGLNTQRKGLLKLFKLVEGRSVDIILITYKDRLTRFGFEYIEEFFSTMGVKIEVVFGEEPKDDAQELVEDLISVVTSFAGKIYGMRSHKKTLLVQGVKKLIGELSGEDSEVKG; encoded by the coding sequence GTGGAGAGACTACTGAGACCTAAGGAGGCTTGCCAACTGCTCAGCATCTCATACTCAACACTCCTACGGTGGATTAGAGAAGGAAAAATAAAGGTGGTAACGACTGAAGGAGGGAAGTATAGGATACCTTACAGCGAGATTAAGAAGTACTTAGAAAGGAGGGAAGAGACGAGGGCTGTAATTTACGCAAGAGTTTCGTCAGCAGACCAGAGAGAAGACTTGGAGAGACAAATAAACTACCTAACGAACTACGCAACGGCAAAGGGTTACAAGGTAGTTGAAGTACTGAAAGATATTGCAAGCGGGTTAAACACACAAAGAAAAGGATTGCTTAAGTTATTCAAACTTGTTGAGGGAAGGAGTGTAGACATCATATTAATAACATACAAAGACAGACTTACAAGATTTGGATTTGAGTACATTGAGGAGTTCTTTTCAACCATGGGAGTTAAGATTGAGGTTGTTTTCGGTGAGGAGCCCAAAGATGACGCACAAGAGCTAGTTGAGGACTTAATTTCCGTCGTTACATCATTCGCAGGGAAAATTTACGGAATGAGGAGTCACAAGAAAACACTCCTAGTTCAAGGTGTAAAAAAGTTAATAGGTGAGTTAAGTGGAGAGGACAGTGAAGTTAAGGGTTAA
- a CDS encoding NAD(P)-dependent alcohol dehydrogenase translates to MFGITFYSAMRKNISMVKSKAALLKKFSEPLSIEDVEIPEPKGEEVLVRIGGAGVCRTDLRVWKGVEAKQGFRLPIILGHENAGTVVEVGELAKAKKGDNVVVYATWGDMTCRYCREGKFNICKNQVIPGQTTNGGFSEYMLVKSYRWLVKLDSLSPVDASPLADAGTTSMGAIRQALPFMNKFAEPVVIVNGIGGLAVYTIQILKALMKNIVIVGISRSKKHRDLALELGADHAVEMKEAESLISKLTDGLGASVAIDLVGTEETSYNLGKLLAQEGAIILVGMEGKRVSLEAFDTAVWNKKLLGSNYGSLNDLEDVVRLSESGKIKPYVVKIPLDEINKAFKDLDEGRVEGRQVITP, encoded by the coding sequence ATGTTTGGAATCACCTTTTATTCGGCGATGAGGAAAAACATAAGTATGGTTAAATCAAAAGCAGCCCTTCTGAAGAAGTTCTCAGAACCATTATCGATAGAAGACGTTGAAATTCCTGAACCAAAGGGGGAAGAGGTTTTAGTAAGAATAGGAGGGGCTGGAGTCTGCAGAACCGATTTGAGAGTATGGAAAGGAGTTGAAGCGAAACAAGGTTTCAGATTACCAATAATATTGGGCCATGAAAATGCCGGGACAGTAGTAGAAGTTGGGGAATTGGCAAAGGCAAAGAAGGGAGATAACGTTGTGGTTTACGCAACTTGGGGTGACATGACTTGTAGATATTGTAGAGAGGGGAAGTTTAACATTTGCAAAAATCAAGTGATCCCTGGGCAAACAACAAATGGCGGTTTCTCAGAGTACATGTTAGTTAAAAGCTATAGATGGTTAGTGAAATTAGACAGCCTAAGCCCAGTTGATGCATCACCATTAGCAGATGCTGGTACTACTTCTATGGGAGCTATAAGGCAAGCCTTGCCATTCATGAACAAATTCGCAGAACCAGTTGTGATAGTTAACGGTATTGGAGGGTTAGCCGTTTACACCATCCAAATATTAAAGGCGCTAATGAAGAATATAGTTATAGTTGGAATTTCTAGGAGTAAAAAGCATAGGGATTTGGCGTTAGAGTTGGGAGCGGATCACGCGGTTGAAATGAAAGAAGCTGAAAGTTTAATAAGCAAACTCACAGATGGCTTAGGTGCCAGTGTTGCAATAGATTTAGTGGGAACAGAGGAAACTTCTTATAATTTAGGAAAGTTGTTAGCACAAGAGGGTGCAATAATACTAGTGGGTATGGAGGGGAAGAGGGTTAGTTTAGAGGCCTTTGATACTGCGGTATGGAATAAGAAGCTTCTGGGTTCCAATTACGGTTCACTAAACGATTTAGAAGACGTTGTAAGACTTAGCGAAAGTGGGAAAATTAAGCCATATGTTGTTAAAATACCTTTAGATGAAATAAACAAGGCCTTTAAGGATTTAGATGAGGGAAGAGTAGAGGGAAGACAAGTAATAACACCTTAG
- a CDS encoding AAA family ATPase yields MRLHLRRREEKKIASIKNWTLIYGRRKTGKTTLVKSALKYDTYIIIGDVNNAITQSGEIVRIEKALEEVKRTLKNGGIAVIDEFQRLPEIYWSLIASWAPFWYIGSYWLKLRDCQ; encoded by the coding sequence GTGAGACTACATCTCAGAAGACGAGAAGAGAAGAAGATTGCCAGCATAAAGAACTGGACGCTAATTTATGGTAGGAGAAAAACAGGCAAAACTACATTAGTTAAGAGTGCATTGAAATACGACACTTATATTATAATAGGAGACGTAAATAACGCAATAACTCAAAGCGGTGAAATAGTAAGAATTGAAAAGGCATTGGAAGAGGTGAAGAGAACTCTAAAGAATGGAGGAATAGCGGTAATTGACGAATTCCAAAGATTGCCAGAGATATATTGGTCTCTAATTGCCAGTTGGGCGCCCTTCTGGTATATTGGTAGCTATTGGCTCAAGTTACGGGATTGTCAATAA